The sequence ACTTACCACTCCCAGAAGACACTTAGCAGAAAGCTCGGGAGTCACTGCACCCTCTGATAGACTTTTGTTATCTCTTGGGAATGCACCTAATACAATTGTCTAATAACTTGCCAGCTGTTCTCAGTCAGAGTAGAGAAGGGGCGTTGTTaagagtaacacacacacgcatacacacaacaccacacacacacacacacacacacacacacacacacacacacacaacacaccacacacaccaacccaacaccacattacacaccacccaccacacacaccacacacaaacacacaacacaaagttGACGATTGAAATATACATTCATATTCATCATAATATTTGTTTATAAATACACAATCACTCATATATACATCTCTTTTAGAAACCTTAACCATACAAAAGAGCTATATCCACAACCTTTTCCGTACCACCTCTAATCACAATTTGTCAGCACCTCCCTCTAAAAGAGGAATAGGCTATGAAATTCcaaataaaacattattattagAATCTACAAAAAATCCTAATATTACCAgcatacacatacaacaaaccactctctctcacacacacacacgaccacacacacacactaccacaccgacacacacactgcacacgctcacgcacacacactacacacaccctaacaaacacacaccctaaTCACAGCCTCTTCTATAGGACATTTGCTGATGTAACCTTAGAACTTACAAGTGATCACCCCCATCACAACTGCACATTCCGCAGTGCGCAATGGAATGTGTGCAAATTACAAGCAGAGCAATCAGATGTGTGACACCACCTTATGACAGAGCTCCGCCCACAGTGGCAgctgaagcagcagcagcagcatggagACTTCACACCCGATGTTACAAGTAGACCCAGAGCTTATGTGTGTGTTGATGAGTGGGACTAAGGAGATTACTTGCTTATAGAATAGTGTACGGTTACAGTAATGACAACCTTTGTCTGGACTTGTGTGAGAAGAGGTGATGCTTAGCCTTTTCGTGTCCGTTCATCGGTGTTATGTCTTATCTTTGCCCAGTTTGACAAAGGACATTCAACATGTGTGGTGAAAGAATGTCTTCGGCAGTAAAGAGATAAGCTGAAGCAAAGCGAGAAAACATGTATCTGTGACCCTGTTGGCTCTAAAACAAACAGAATTCCAGACCCCTCTCTCCATTACGTGTCTCACTCCCTCATTTCCAGCAGTTGGTTGAGCCTGCCCAGTGGCAGATGGATGGAGTTTGGACGTTYTGGACTTCCATTagttccattgcaacaggcagGCTCAATCGAGCACAATTAKgactatttgaacccaggtatgtTTCCCGAAATCCTAACTGCCTTTGTGAACCACATACCTACACCATCTCTGTCCCTCAGGACCCTGGAGGGACTGCCAGCATGTGCTGGACACGGGCGAGACCACCAATGGGATCTACCTGCTGCGTCCACAGAGCGCCAACCGGCTTCTGCAGGCCTGGTGTGAACAAACCAAGGCCCAGGGAGGCTGGACCGTCATCCAGAGGAGACAGGAYGGATCAGTCAACTTCTTCAGGACCTGGGAGCAGTACAAGGTGCTCTCACCTCCAGTGTGCAGTGAGCCACTAAAAGTGAAGCGCTCAAGAGCTTGTTATGACATCAGACAGTGTGCTATTACCACTGCAATACAAAACACACAGTGAGTGTGTGCACTGCAGACCAATAATCCTTTCCCCTCCTCCGTTTGCCTTTMATTTCAGCTGATTATATGTCATGAAACAYGAGCTGTATAGTTACTGTAATTGACAACCATCACAGTGGGCTCTAAAACCCAGCTGGTATTACAGCTCAGAGACTCAAGAGTATACTTCAGTTGAGGACGGTTTAACACCACAGAAGTCATGAAAACTATTGCTACAGTGAACMTAACCCTAAACTATCTGTTGTACCCCTYCACCCCAGCAAGGCTTTGGGAACCTGGATGGAGAGTACTGGCTGGGTCTGGAGCACCTCTACTGGCTGACCAAGCAGGCCCACTACAAGCTTCGGGTGGCCATGGAGGACTGGCAGGGCCGCCAGGTGTTTGCAGAGTACGACAGCTTCCGCCTGGAGCCTGAGAGCGACTGGTACCGTCTGAGGCTGGGGGAATACCAAGGCAACGCCGGAGACTCAATGTCCTGGCACAATAACAAAGCCTTTACAACTCTGGACAAGGATAAGGATGCTTATTCAGgtgaatcctctctctctctactaccctctcYTTTTTCATTTCTGCCTCTTTTCATGGCTGCCTGTTTGAGCACCCAGGTTTGGCTTGATGAGTTggtttctctctccatttcctcaTTAGGGAACTGTGCCCACTTCCAGAAGGGGGGCTGGTGGTACCACATGTGTGCCCACTCCAACTTAAACGGCGTGTGGTATCGAGGGGGTCACTACCGCAGCCGCTACCAGGACGGGGTTTACTGGGCAGAGTTCCACGGCGGCTCCTACTCCCTCAAGACGGTCACCATGATGATCAAACCCACCTAACCSTCTTCCCGTTAGAtatacaccacaggaggttggtggcatcttaattggggaggacgggctcgtggtaatggttggAGTGGAATAGTTTAAAATGTGTTTGATRccattccattcactccgttccagccattattatgagccgtcctcccctcagcagcctcctgtgttatACACATGTCAATCATGCATCACGGCAATATTATGGTTCCTTCATGGATAAGGAAGGATGTTAATGAAGTTCTTATATGTTAAACAGGTATGTTAATAAGACAGCGTTAGACTGACATGCCAACACAACATGTGGAATTGTTTTCTAACtgca comes from Salvelinus sp. IW2-2015 unplaced genomic scaffold, ASM291031v2 Un_scaffold1536, whole genome shotgun sequence and encodes:
- the angptl6 gene encoding angiopoietin-related protein 6, whose amino-acid sequence is MEKQLTIGLSLLLVLLLVMPEVGGXKEEXQKRPSRSSELKAGRCSYTFIVPQQKLKGALCVSTESTTGASNHSEVTALRGELSRQQEQLEKLRGQLEQEGALVTEVRALRKESGSMNSRIAQLYAQLLHEVMYRKDQVVEQRRVENLLLNATAQMLQISXSYRELEKKYGALTSMMSNQSQLISPGGDSCARPPKKLTPPHRTTYLHHLCPSGPWRDCQHVLDTGETTNGIYLLRPQSANRLLQAWCEQTKAQGGWTVIQRRQDGSVNFFRTWEQYKQGFGNLDGEYWLGLEHLYWLTKQAHYKLRVAMEDWQGRQVFAEYDSFRLEPESDWYRLRLGEYQGNAGDSMSWHNNKAFTTLDKDKDAYSGNCAHFQKGGWWYHMCAHSNLNGVWYRGGHYRSRYQDGVYWAEFHGGSYSLKTVTMMIKPT